A single Musa acuminata AAA Group cultivar baxijiao chromosome BXJ2-1, Cavendish_Baxijiao_AAA, whole genome shotgun sequence DNA region contains:
- the LOC135583514 gene encoding uncharacterized protein LOC135583514, translating into MNAETSDAPPTSLVDRTVVPGDTVLDLTAMANQTIKLGAGLRQDCDTISVMKAGKLRLSKPNKYWVESSHKRYAPCVEDTVLGIVVDCKPDNFLVDIKAPTLAFLPVLAFEGGTRRNIPKFEIGTLLYVRVVKANNSMNPELSCVDETGKASEFGQLKDGYMFETSTGLSRMLLSSPTCPVLEALGKTLSYEIAVGLNGRVWVNASSPSTVILVSNAIMNSESLSGVQQKIMVEKLMQRLQ; encoded by the exons ATGAATGCAGAGACCTCCGATGCCCCGCCGACGAGCCTCGTCGACAGAACCGTC GTCCCCGGCGACACCGTTCTGGATCTCACGGCCATGGCGAACCAGACCATCAAATTGGGAGCAGGGCTACGCCAG GATTGCGATACGATATCGGTCATGAAGGCTGGGAAGCTGAGGTTATCGAAACCGAACAAGTACTGGGTCGAGAGCTCTCACAAAAGA TATGCGCCGTGTGTGGAAGATACAGTTCTTGGCATTGTGGTCGATTGTAAACCAGAT AACTTTCTGGTTGACATAAAAGCTCCTACGTTGGCATTTTTACCTGTGCTTGCATTTGAAGGTGGAACTCGGAGAAACATACCAAAGTTTGAG ATAGGTACTTTGCTATATGTCCGGGTGGTCAAAGCTAATAACAGCATGAATCCTGAACTTTCTTGCGTGGATG AGACTGGAAAAGCTTCAGAGTTTGGTCAGTTGAAGGATGGTTACATGTTTGAAACATCAACTGGCTTATCACGGAT GCTACTAAGCTCTCCGACATGCCCTGTTCTTGAGGCTCTTGGAAAGACATTGTCGTATGAAATAGCTGTTGGTTTAAATGGCCGAGTCTGG GTAAATGCTTCCTCCCCATCGACAGTCATTCTCGTATCAAATGCAATAATGAACTCGGAATCTTTGAGTGGCGTGCAGCAAAAGATCATGGTGGAGAAACTCATGCAGAGACTTCAATGA